The nucleotide window TGACAGATCTATTTCAACAACTTGAGAATGATCAGAAAATATCTGTGGGAAACTACAAGTTTTTTACAGTAAGATTGGAAAAAATTCAGTCTAGGCTGGCTACTGAAGTGCAAAGAAGAGAGAGAAGGATTAAAGATATCCTGAATAGCGGTGAGTACTTTTCATAgacatatcaataaaaatatcagaattgaaataaacaatgaatattttccaaTTCATGCTTTTGACATGTAAGTTTAAATCCTTATAGTATGGGTCgcacttaattaattaatataagttcATGTCCCGCTTTGGAACTATATATCATACCAATATAGTTGTGATTTTCAGAAACTTTACACAAGATTCATCACTTACTGCAGCTGGTATCAATATAGTCGTGATCTCCAGACACTTTACACAAGATTCATCACTTACTGATATCAATTAATATAATGTTGATCTTTAAACAATTTGCACAAAATCCATCACTGACCCAGACAGTTACTACTATACGAATATATCATGACACAGACACGCataatatacttgttttattacacagAAATCTCGACTTTCTTGTAGGCCTAGAAGTCGCAATATTAGTGACTTAGATGCTTGAAAGGGTAGAACTAAAAACTagaaacgtcacaggtgttcaatagtttgcAGGTTACCGTGCAATAGTTATTTTTgccgtgcaatagttcaaaatagaGCATGTGTGTATATAGAGTAAAGGAATTTAATTTATGTAATGATATTAAATGTCTTATTTACATAATGTAAAGTCATGCTTTCTTGAAAATTATCATGCATGTAGATCCATCAGCTGTGCCTTTTCACCTATCAGAAAATGTAAAATGGATTTTCACCTCTTGTTTGGCATGGTTTTATGGCTCCTTTAATTTCATAACTTCAACTGTGATTTAACATGAACATCTACAATTAATCTATAGCAGGGAAAACAATTAACTCTGGTTTTATCTGTTATTTACTTGTAGGTCCATCACCAGCTAAACAACAGGGGACAGGAGATGAAACCCAACAACAACCTCCAGGTTTGTTATTaactcacctggtccaaaggaccaattAGCTTATGCTACGGCACAGTGGCCATCATCCGACGTCCCTTAATTAACATTTCTTAATTTCCAGCTTGTccttatttttcttttcttattaaattgggtcTGGATTGTTATTTGGTGAAGGGGatcaaatattatacatatttgaAGGATGTGGCTCCCCAGGGACCCAGTTACAGGAAAGGCACTGATTGTCATGAATGAGTGAGTGGAttttgactaaatttggtcagatGCATTTTTTTGGGAAAGGGAACAAATTTGCACTAATGGTAACTAGGCATGACCCTAtatataggggaaatagaagtcTGTACAGCTGAATGGATTTTCAGGGAATTGAATATGGACAATTAATGttggttcaaatgaatggccttgacctacattcaagctCACTGATCATATGTGTTTAAATCAAGAGTATCTTATCCATAACCAATTAAATGACCCATggccagggtcatgatatttggcctatatatatatatcatactggGATGAATGGCCATATTGTTTGCTCAAATATAAAGACCTCAACCTGTCTAATATATTAAATGTTGGTTGAAAAGCAAAACATATCTATTAGTGTAAATATCAAAACTTAGGTGCTAGACTGCTAAAGGGTGCGTTATAAAGGAAGTAGAAATCATTTGAATCCCTACTAGTCTGGAACTACAAaaggaattttgatgaaatttagtctggaTTATAATTAGGCAAAGGAAATCTGATGTTTAAATGGAGTGTATAACTCCCCAGGGGTGGGAGAGGCATGGTCCATTAAGTGAAGTAAAGgtaaattatttaaatcaaattttgatgagatttgtcTGGAGAGTTATTGGGCATGAAGGAGGTCCTATGTTATGTAAATGGCTTGGCTCCCTAGGGACTGGGAGGGTTGGTCCAATAGAGGCAAtccctttaaatcactactagtcctAAATGCCTTAATGGATTTTGTTAAAACTAGAACAGGAACATCAATGGACAAATATGAGATATGATGTATAAATGAAAAGTGTTGCTCCACTATTACTGGGGCCAGAGGGagagtgttgtatgttatgtaaATGGCTTGGCTCCCTAGGGACtggaggggccgcggtggccgagtggttaaggtgtcccgacaatgaatcactagccctccacctcttggttgcgagttcgaaacctacgttgggcagttgccaggtactgaccgtaggccggtggtttttctccgggtactccggctttcctccacctccaaaacctggcacgtccttaaatgaccctggatgttaataggacgtaaaacaaagacaaacaaaccaaatcccTAGGGACTGGAGGGGTTGGTCCAATAGAGGCAAtccctttaaatcactactagtcctAAATGCCTTAATGGATTTTGTTAAAACTTGATCAGGAGCATCAATGGACAAATATGAGATATGATGTATAAATGGAAGGTGTTGCTCCACTAGTACTGGGGCCAGAGGGAGAATATTGTAGGGGAAATGAGGTAaacctgtaccagtaatgtgactggatagtcctgtaccagtaatgtgactagatagtcctgtaccagtaatgtgactagatagtcctgtaccagtaatgtgactggttagtcctgtaccagtaatgtgactagatagtcctgtaccagtaatgtgactggatagtcctgtaccagtaatgtgactagatagtcctgtaccagtaatgtgactagatagtcctgtaccagtaatgtgactggttagtcctgtaccagtaatgtgactagatagtcctgtaccagtaatgtgactggatagtcctgtaccagtaatgtgactggatagtcctgtaccagtaatgtgactagatagtcctgtaccagtaatgtgactggttagtcctgtaccagtaatgtgactagatagtcctgtaccagtaatgtgactagatagtcctgtaccattaatgtgactggatagtcctgtacaggtaatgtgactggttagtcctgtaccagtatatGTGACTAGAttgtcctgtaccagtaatgtgactggatagtcctgtaccagtaatgtgactagatagtcctgtaccagtaatgtgactggatagtcatgtaccagtaatgtgactagatagtcctgtaccagtaatgtgactagatagtcctgtaccagtagtgtgactagatagtcctgtaccagtaatgtgactagatagtcctgtaccagtaatgtgactggatagtcatGTACAGGGAAtatgactggatagtcctgtaccagtaatgtgactggatagtcttgtaccagtaatgtgactggatagtcctgtaccagtgaTATGACTAGacagtcctgtaccagtaatgtgactggatagtcctgtacaaGTAATGGGACCGGATAGTTcataccagtaatgtgactggaatATCGCTGGCTTGGGATAATGGAGATTATTTTTCCCTAATATTAAGTAATAATTAATTTGGTGAATCTTTTGTAGTGAAGGGTTTTCATGAAAACAAGTAAATACAAACgtacatgtattgataagtTAGAAAACAATTGAATGTGATATTAAATTCTGCTAGACTAAGTGTAAACATGCAACATGTACTGGTGTATAATATTGCCAAAGTTTCCTTGTTTTGATAGAAGATAGTCTGGACAAGATCCATGCATTAGACATaaatatgtaattgtatttaaTAATGTACAAAAGAATTTTCTTTGAACTCCGACATCAGTATTTTAACGTACAAGTATTTAATATGAATTTCTTATTTTACAGAAATCCATGCTGATCTACTGCCCTTGATAAGTGAGTGTTGTTGACGTGCGAAAATGCAAACGATTCTTAATATTTGGGATCAGAAGTACCaacataattcaaaatataggATTAAACATCAGTGATTTATTGATCAGAGGATGCATGCTGACGTCAAATTTATCTCCTGTATAATTCAAATCAAATCTGTCTCAGTTTCATGTTCCACTTTAATAGAGTACAGTACCTAGTGGCAGCAATCACATGATGGGTCATGATCATTGTCTGGTGAAATAATTCTACCGTACCATCACATGATagaaatgtttatttgttttttagcTCAACTGCCccaagggcaagtgagcttatgctgtaGCCCAatgtccgtccggcgtcaacctttccatttaaacaacttcttctcaataaccaatagtaccaggaagttgatattgggtctgtagcatgctggggtgaagggttaccaagtttgttcaaatgaattaccttgaccttcgaaTTCATTCAAGATCGCAGAcgtcaaatatgcttaaatctttatacaatattttctcaataaccaagagtcgatattgggtctgtagcatgctggggtgaagggctaccaagttcattcaaagtcacaggtgtcaaatagGCTCAAATCTTTAACCAACTTCTTCTGAATAGCCAAAATCCCCATTGAAttgatattggatctgtagcatgctggtgtgaagggctaccaagtttgttaaaatgaatgaccttgaacttcattcaaggtcacaggggtcagataggctaaaatcttgaaacaacttcttctcaattaccaagagtcccagatatttgatatttggtctgtggAATGCTTAGATAgagggctacctagtttgtttaaataaatgaccatGACGTCGgctcacattcaaggtcatgttGGTCAAATGTGCTTGAAACATTAAATGACTTCTGAATAGCTTAAGTGCCCAGAGATAAAAAGTCTACAATATTTGAGCAAATctataaccttgacctacattaaatGTCATAGGGGTCAAGTAGGCCATGATTTAAAAATCACAAGAGTTGAATATGCTATCACACTTAAAGActtcaaataactgcaggatcgATCTATGTAAAGATCACCACATTGCAGGTGggcgattcgggcccattgggcccttgttgcTTATATCTATTATACTTGAATCTTTTTGAAGATCTCGTTTTTTTAGTTTTCTGTCAATTAATTTCCTTGTTTGGTAGGCTTTACAGTCATATTTAAAGTTGTATTTGAGTTGGTGAGACTTTTGATTACTTGTTTTTCTCAAACTGttagaaaatcaaacattgatCATGACTGAATTACAGTGACAGGTGATCATGAGATTTCTAGCATGCCACTCATAAGGTGATGCAAATCTTCTTTTCATGCAAGATAGTATAAAACACTATATGGTATTCGATGGGCGTATATTGTTCTGCCCCGCAAAGCTCTTGTTTATCATGcaattattagtcccctaccggtggAAACtgggggggactataggttttggCTCGTCCGTCTGTCTACTCTGTCCGTCAGGCCGTCTGTCCAGTTAAAGTttttgttaaagttttataatggtacaccattcacttaataatggtattagggtgctgattctttgcatagaggttttttgggtgtgtggcattacttttgtacagttaaaaatgaaaaaaaattgaaattttctacatacaatgtattatgaacgtaacttttttctctgtattcttcaggttaaagttttggttaaagttttataatggcacaccattcacttaataattggattaggatgctgattctttgcatagaggttctttgggtgtgtggcattacttttgtacggttaaaactgaaaaaaaagaaatattttcattttttgaaaatttttgcatattatgaacttaacttttttctctgtattcttcaggttaaagttttggttaaagttttataatggcacactaTTCACTTAATAATagtattaggatgctgattctttgcatagaggttctttgggtgtgtggcattacttttgtacagttaaaaatgaaaaaaaaaatattttcattttttgaaaatttttgcatattatgaacttaacttttttctctgtattcttcaggttaaagttttggttaaagttttataatggcacactaTTCACTTAATAATagtattaggatgctgattctttgcatagaggttctttgggtgtgtggcattacttttgtacagttaaaaatgaaaaaaaaaattcagtttttgaattttattccatattatggacttaactgttttctctgtattattgaggttaaagttttgtaatgactctccattcacttaataatggtattactagtatgctgtgctatgcagaatcatgtttatatttcaatccaaggctgttattacacatttcactttaaattcactttagattcttttactctgtacagtagacataccaaaagaatacatgaatatcttttaggggcaggaaacattgtttattcaacccAATAGAGTTGagtttacacattgtttggaatgaacttagtttcataaaattatcatgtttcagttttggctaaacttttttactcagatttggctaaagttttaacttgAGGGCACCGGTAGGGAACATTTATTGTAttagcaatactcacagaatgcttgttgatatagtaCAAATGTAGGGGAGACAACCCATTTTATGTCTGAGACATTGCAAGACATGGCAAGTCATATGTGAATAGTTAAAACATTTCATGCTGGTATAGGTAATATAAAGTTACCGGTAATCTATTCTATGGCAGTTGATTCCCTGTTTGAAAACTTGGAGTTTCCTGTCTGGTAGATTTTACTGTATTAGCCCTATTAAACAAATCCATGACTTATAAAAGTTCTAATGGGTGTAAATCTAAATATCAATTTCACTgcagggaacaaccaaccaattgaaaaaatatatttttgaaacagcccctgtgtatagaacgttgagccaaggataaaatgtctggcagtcactgattggccagtatgttatgaagtgagaaaatagatatatagcctgctaggtaactatcaataagaaatgttgatataaatttcgtaagtccgattggtttttttcccaaaagttcacgtaataatagtaaacaggtaaacatttaagatttttgagaatttttactgcgaaattcacctcttttcaaaatggctaccctggagaaaatttgagctgaaggacccaacatttttttttgattaggtgttatatcagaccctaaacttttgttataaaccataatcgtcatattcaattcaagaatttgaatgaaataatccaaaacgttaacactaaagtctatgggaaaacaattggttggttggtctctgcATGACCATTTCtctcttatttttttttctcatacaGAAGAAACAAAAGATATGATCAAAGAagaaatagaaaagaaaaaggaaaaattcCTGAAGACCAAAGCTTTCCTCGATGCTAAAGACAAGCTCCAAAAGAACAGAGTTCTAGTCATCAAGGGAAACACGGGAGATGGCAAAACTTCTACCGCCATTCAACTCCTTCATTGGCTGATAGAGGAGCAGCAATGCAGAGAACCCCGTCAGCTTTTTGACATTAAGGATTTTGAATTGATGACTTCTAATTCTAATCTTGTTACttttattgatgatatttttggTGAGGAAGATGTAGGTAGAATTGATGTACAAGAATGGAACAAAAGGCTCAAACATGTACAAAGGCTTTTTGTTGGTGAACAAATCCAGGCCAATTTTTTCCTCATTACAATtcgtaatgaaatatttaatgcTTTGGAAAAGAGTTCTTTGGGAGAAATTTTCATTCAAGATAACATCATTGATCTGAGCTCAGGTGGGTACAGAATTACAGAAGAAAAAAGGAAACTTTTAGAGATGTATAAGCCAGACAATTTCTCATGGACAGAGgaagaaataaaaaacattCTATCTTATGCCCCAAATATTGGATTCCCAAAATGTTGTCAGCTTTTCAGAAGCCTTTTCTGCAAGTCTGATGATGATCATGAGTTGCAGAAAACACGAAGTGGTTTTTTTATGAAGCCTGTCAAATTTTTGAAAGAAGCATTTTCAAGGTTACCAGAATGttctgccattttgtttctgTTCCTCAATGGCGGGGAGATAAAGGTAACAGATCTAGACCCAAATGGTGATAAAGTAAACAAACCATTGTTAGAGGAAGCTTTTGATATTGATTTGGTTGATGGTGAAGTTGACAGAACCTCAATGACATTTAAGAAAAAGGTAAGATTTGTGAAAAAAAGTTTAGAAAGTTTACTAGGATATTTAGTAAGGAAGGAGAAATATCAATTGTCTGGTGATGAAGTGTACAGATTTGATCATTACTCTATATATGTCACAGTAGCTCTTTTGTATGGAGACAAAACACCAGTTGGTTACATACGAAATTGTCCAAGAAATTTCCTTCGTTATATAACAACctcaaaaacatttgaaaatatggTTGTCATATCATCTGATGATTATACAGACATGTGTAAACGTCTGCTCCAAGAGTTTCAGTGTGAGGTGCCAGAGGTGATACCTTTTAATGACATAAAAGATTCATCCACCTGGATAGACAATTTTGTTAAGAGAGAtggttttgaaaaaataattattagtATTGGCTCTCTAGATGTAT belongs to Pecten maximus unplaced genomic scaffold, xPecMax1.1, whole genome shotgun sequence and includes:
- the LOC117318538 gene encoding uncharacterized protein LOC117318538; its protein translation is MATKEVVTENEEEAFGAQNELASYLDDELEEAEFNKLKSLFRKCPIPPRKLQNIKTMTDLFQQLENDQKISVGNYKFFTVRLEKIQSRLATEVQRRERRIKDILNSGPSPAKQQGTGDETQQQPPEETKDMIKEEIEKKKEKFLKTKAFLDAKDKLQKNRVLVIKGNTGDGKTSTAIQLLHWLIEEQQCREPRQLFDIKDFELMTSNSNLVTFIDDIFGEEDVGRIDVQEWNKRLKHVQRLFVGEQIQANFFLITIRNEIFNALEKSSLGEIFIQDNIIDLSSGGYRITEEKRKLLEMYKPDNFSWTEEEIKNILSYAPNIGFPKCCQLFRSLFCKSDDDHELQKTRSGFFMKPVKFLKEAFSRLPECSAILFLFLNGGEIKVTDLDPNGDKVNKPLLEEAFDIDLVDGEVDRTSMTFKKKVRFVKKSLESLLGYLVRKEKYQLSGDEVYRFDHYSIYVTVALLYGDKTPVGYIRNCPRNFLRYITTSKTFENMVVISSDDYTDMCKRLLQEFQCEVPEVIPFNDIKDSSTWIDNFVKRDGFEKIIISIGSLDVWKNPVFLEGFFELLNEREVNKLEVLNKACYFCAEECALYLLHKGVQPDKDTPLWSLITRGGHGKGDVDVLKKVYSYMNDEVKLDLLNKACDSGSEECALYLLCEGVKPDENTNWWSLITRGGHGKGDVDVLKKVYRDMNDSYMNDEVKLDLLNQACDSGSEEYALYLLCEGVKPDENTNWWSLITKGDVLFGKGDVDILKKVVKYLNDEEKLSLLKKACPGSEECALYLLCEGVKPYKDILLHVVEVGSVKFFRELLQHDVSLTVTNQSNDNVLHVACKYYRKEMVSMLCEDYPHLVHDTNHAGQTPLNLAAEKGNCSIFKLVERTVLNSLCRVEDEQHKCETEDGREVHRSCACSQYMSQLVDKNGWEIDDNRVEIRNPHKWLYGNGREWTILHESCAGGSRELFVYLCEKYPALTTVVEHDKRTVLH